The following proteins come from a genomic window of Metarhizium brunneum chromosome 2, complete sequence:
- the bimE gene encoding Negative regulator of mitosis, whose protein sequence is MASVRSLGLHHPSGLRHAVEEQLLPQSPPPSAYNWEITSDDKGDEAQEDELLATQDCVVWCRGGIFRKTFKFGLEKEPITQALLAYFATSEDALHNENHNSGPPTKAAALAAPKLDKALVVFLKTQAHIFFLSGTSHVIHMPFEVESACAGPIGVVIQRKHKAENLAPIALKFPRVPPNSFVSSQLTALNSSQQTAFSVEGMGKPKPLHFGPSSTLETMWDMPSEQQQLSHWPRLVSLMDPLSDIGLVVGEPEPYSRRPARQNKSKKPAFLDPAEEILHIEQINLPGSDCRAFDAPLILAVTINRENGSYTVWRLKYLEHEDPFIGQQKKAKNRTSRRRSSMPPQGFTSGTSTPVQQNYRESFGAPLPGKRQRKSEKAEKPLDLVSSLEQQDNEGAGVTRRSSRRLSSMLARADLSASHERSVFADQPLTSSTGASKRIESHNGHHGRSSSSFHHIHPSLGSLLEAPLAATLDEGLHNMGLDDHDFDGLQNEIRFTKIQTIALDSSNVRYSTSTLPARCQTKVFIVTAPPFATDEQGRTQLLIGIQEPLEKRLQMMTLHVKAQEKSDPATTASGKDQSRYSIVSISPGTQWKVQSVVDSSKLVDGDLSVILVLSDSDDGQHELTAQAPWIELTKISLSLLFVDDTRNIQYRGRVADRDVKQRKSEVMDLTSGGIVGIRHPRNCGVVDVVDAHGRLHQLRIQLQPSCPQVKKVLDICKSVLPDALGGRLHAGWLHMTQWLQNHQDNLPNVEWSATTVLLLSSFLNLGREDDSPFKTSQLPVRKRRPLSGSFSAIRESEDWRALELGETTNSLGCPAWMMNQGWQWALEEETADNASDQSDALLSSKFLTRHIALSKEYLSSPLGEAAMGRQGYMPVSLARSSATRRKVAVDIFMALHLLLDEEKLDITTPEYVSPGRTDLRVLLCQLARWLKWQTFVTIYELGIQEDVDTRHDLELNLRPAIPQPPVRPDILEWIQSRLSGIRGKPCMTPADIYYASSRVSEAEKLQDKRWDAIATRTLMFKRFFKIIRPKSTAVEMVEAMQDCGFTNYILETLPEAVLAPLQDAISLCQPHPPSQWPHHLLDLVRRSDISLIVKPSRRPRQSVANILAPTHMASWDFKMLCQSVEEANNTGYDEGEGTERQAVIRALFKDDRRLNEAQHLLSTHKARVVRLNPDPSWPESEYLEKQKELVSRIATGTLAIPAGRGLLYYSLRFPLITQKFHIGGFNLNCIVKPTNVTVGVDKSLFTEEKVCWGFFHQGVAAGLAISPQAKGIDTSWILYNKPTQELSNRHAGFLLALGLNEHLKGVAKWVAFKYLTPKHTMTSIGLLLGLAASYMGTMDSLITRLLSVHATRMLPRGAAELNLSPLTQTSGIMGIGLLYCNSQHRRMSEIMLSEIEHIDEEDEEEPLRSECYRLAAGFALGLINLGKGGDLKGLQDMKLTEKLIAHATATKNVEIVHILDRASAGAVMAIALIFMKSEDQIVARKIDVPDSVLQFDYVRPDILLLRAVTKNLILWSKIEPTLTWVRDSLPLPYRARYKLLGTTKLRSTDLPFFSILTGICFSIALRFSGSASTRARDLLLHYLDQFIRISNIEATPRSHPDAAPLYDEELARSNARMCQDILALSCSIVMAGTGDILVLRRLRSLHGRDNPDIPYGSHLAAHLAIGSLFLGCGTVTFGSSNKAIAALLISFYPIFPSNVMDNRSHLQAFRHFWVLATEQRCLVAKDVLTGQPVSVSVQIKKKQDSSSEHILYRTTPCLLPPLDQISSLSTSCGPRFWDIELDFSNDELRQAFAQTQSIYLQRRPPSEGAFTSTLRTLGSDGKGNNPLEWIFGLGKLRSVSYAERAALMESNEKEQDAGSAVDARMEMERGILQGGDRERLEGARLLFEWGAARERLLRSAAPSVHDSQATVRPGDSQETIGEQVTPHAPGGDVWWMRDSAIEALKGQVWLAVRDGDI, encoded by the exons ATGGCGTCGGTAAGGTCCCTCGGCCTGCATCACCCGTCAGGGCTGCGTCACGCCGTCGAAGAACAACTGCTTCCTCAAAGCCCGCCTCCTTCAGCATACAACTGGGAAATCACCTCGGATGACAAGGGCGACGAGGCACAGGAGGACGAGCTCTTGGCCACCCAAGATTGCGTCGTATGGTGCCGAGGGGGCATATTCAGAAAAACCTTCAAATTTGGACTCGAGAAAGAACCCATTACACAAGCCCTTTTAGCGTACTTTGCGACTTCTGAGGATGCCCTACACAATGAGAATCATAACAGTGGCCCTCCAACCAAAGCAGCAGCTCTCGCCGCGCCAAAATTGGACAAGGCATTGGTCGTATTTCTCAAGACGCAGGCAcacatcttcttcctctcggGCACCAGCCACGTCATCCACATGCCATTTGAAGTCGAATCCGCTTGCGCAGGGCCTATTGGAGTCGTTATTCAAAGAAAGCACAAGGCGGAGAATCTTGCCCCAATTGCGCTCAAATTTCCACGAGTTCCTCCAAACTCCTTTGTATCATCACAGCTGACGGCACTCAACAGCTCACAGCAGACTGCCTTCTCGGTTGAAGGGATGGGGAAGCCCAAACCCCTACATTTTGGCCCAAGTTCCACGCTGGAAACTATGTGGGACATGCCTTCAGAGCAGCAACAGTTGTCGCACTGGCCACGCCTCGTCTCGCTCATGGATCCATTGTCTGATATTGGGCTGGTTGTCGGTGAGCCTGAACCTTACAGCCGCCGTCCCGCACGCCAGAACAAGTCCAAAAAGCCGGCCTTTCTTGACCCGGCCGAGGAAATCCTTCACATAGAACAAATCAACTTGCCGGGAAGTGATTGCAGAGCCTTTGATGCCCCCTTAATACTAGCCGTTACTATAAATAGAGAAAACGGATCTTACACTGTTTGGCGCTTGAAGTATCTCGAGCATGAAGATCCATTTATTGGAcagcagaagaaggcaaAAAATAGGACTTCCAGACGCAGGAGCTCGATGCCACCTCAAGGCTTCACAAGCGGAACTTCGACACCAGTTCAACAGAATTATCGGGAGAGCTTTGGTGCGCCCCTCCCAGGCAAGCGTCAACGGAAGAGCGAAAAAGCTGAGAAGCCGTTGGATTTGGTGTCCTCTCTCGAGCAACAAGATAACGAAGGAGCTGGTGTCACCCGAAGAAGCTCTCGTCGTTTAAGCTCCATGCTTGCGCGAGCAGACCTGTCCGCTTCGCATGAAAGATCAGTTTTTGCTGATCAGCCTCTCACTTCCAGTACGGGAGCCTCCAAGAGAATCGAATCGCATAACGGCCACCACGGACGCTCTAGCTCCAGTTTCCACCACATTCATCCCAGTCTAGGGAGCTTGCTTGAGGCTCCGCTCGCCGCGACATTGGATGAAGGTTTGCACAACATGGGGCTTGATGACCATGATTTCGATGGATTACAGAATGAGATTCGGTTCACCAAGATTCAAACTATCGCTCTAGATAGCTCCAATGTCCGATATTCAACATCGACTCTACCTGCGAGATGTCAAACCAAAGTGTTCATTGTCACGGCTCCGCCCTTCGCTACAGATGAGCAAGGACGTACCCAATTGCTCATAGGCATCCAGGAGCCCCTAGAGAAACGGCTTCAGATGATGACGTTGCATGTAAAAGCTCAGGAAAAGTCAGATCCTGCTACCACCGCATCCGGAAAGGACCAGTCCAGGTACTCAATCGTCTCGATATCACCTGGAACACAGTGGAAGGTTCAAAGCGTTGTGGACTCGTCGAAACTTGTTGATGGGGACTTATCCGTGATCCTAGTCCTTTCCGACTCCGATGATGGACAGCACGAATTGACCGCTCAGGCTCCTTGGATTGAACTGACGAAAATATCGCTCTCCCTGCTGTTTGTCGACGATACCAGAAACATCCAATATCGGGGCAGAGTTGCCGATAGAGATGTCAAGCAACGAAAGTCGGAGGTCATGGACCTAACTAGTGGGGGAATAGTTGGCATTCGTCATCCGCGGAATTGCGGTGTCGTTGATGTAGTTGACGCACATGGTCGGCTTCATCAACTCAGAATCCAACTTCAGCCAAGTTGCCCGCAAGTCAAAAAAGTCCTAGACATTTGCAAAAGTGTGCTGCCGGATGCTCTTGGCGGCCGCCTTCATGCAGGCTGGCTTCATATGACGCAATGGCTACAGAACCACCAGGATAATCTACCTAATGTCGAGTGGTCTGCAACAACAGTTCTCCTTCTGAGTTCTTTTCTTAATCTTGGTCGTGAAGACGACTCTCCGTTCAAAACCTCCCAGTTACCTGTTCGAAAAAGAAGGCCTTTGTCTGGATCTTTTAGTGCTATTCGAGAGTCAGAGGACTGGAGAGCTCTAGAGCTGGGAGAAACTACAAATTCGCTGGGCTGCCCAGCCTGGATGATGAATCAGGGCTGGCAATGGGCCTTGGAAGAAGAGACAGCCGATAATGCATCGGACCAAAGCGACGCTCTCCTTAGCTCTAAATTTCTTACGCGCCACATTGCCTTGTCGAAGGAATACCTCAGCTCTCCTCTGGGTGAGGCAGCCATGGGCCGCCAAGGGTATATGCCCGTGTCTCTTGCCAGGTCGTCTGCTACCAGACGTAAGGTAGCCGTGGACATCTTTATGGCACTCCACCTCCTCCTTGACGAAGAGAAATTAGATATCACAACACCTGAATATGTTTCTCCAGGCAGAACTGACCTAAGAGTATTGCTTTGCCAACTCGCTAGATGGCTCAAATGGCAAACTTTCGTCACAATTTATGAGCTAGGTATCCAGGAGGATGTCGATACTCGTCATGATTTGG AACTTAATCTGAGACCAGCCATACCACAGCCTCCAGTTCGACCAGACATTTTGGAATGGATCCAATCCCGACTATCCGGAATTCGTGGAAAGCCTTGCATGACGCCTGCCGACATATACTACGCCAGCTCACGAGTCTCCGAGGCTGAAAAACTACAGGATAAGAGATGGGACGCTATTGCTACCCGAACATTGATGTTCAAACGCTTCTTCAAGATAATCAGGCCAAAGTCAACAGCTGTTGAGATGGTTGAGGCTATGCAGGATTGTGGCTTTACGAACTATATCCTTGAAACACTCCCTGAAGCTGTATTAGCACCTCTTCAAGATGCGATATCCTTATGCCAGCCACATCCACCTTCGCAGTGgcctcatcatctcctgGACCTAGTGCGGAGGAGCGACATTAGCCTCATTGTCAAGCCGAGTAGACGACCTCGACAATCCGTGGCGAACATTTTAGCACCAACCCATATGGCTTCATGGGATTTCAAAATGCTATGTCAGTCCGTAGAAGAGGCAAATAATACGGGCTATGACGAAGGTGAAGGCACAGAACGTCAGGCAGTGATACGAGCTCTTTTCAAGGACGACCGCCGTCTCAACGAAGCTCAACATCTGTTGTCAACTCACAAGGCCAGGGTGGTTCGTCTGAATCCTGATCCTAGTTGGCCGGAGAGCGAGTACCTGGAGAAACAGAAAGAACTTGTTTCAAGAATAGCAACGGGTACACTGGCAATCCCAGCCGGTCGCGgactattatattatagtttacGATTCCCTCTCATCACTCAAAAGTTTCACATTGGCGGCTTTAACTTGAATTGTATAGTTAAGCCAACGAATGTCACTGTTGGGGTTGATAAGTCACTATTCACCGAGGAGAAGGTTTGCTGGGGGTTCTTCCACCAAGGCGTTGCTGCGGGTTTAGCAATCTCGCCCCAGGCCAAAGGGATCGATACGTCTTGGATCTTGTACAATAAACCGACGCAGGAGCTAAGTAATAGGCACGCCGGATTTCTCTTGGCCCTTGGCTTGAATGAGCATTTGAAGGGAGTGGCGAAATGGGTTGCATTCAAATATCTCACGCCCAAACACACGATGACATCTATTGGATTGCTTCTGGGTTTGGCGGCATCCTACATGGGTACCATGGACTCTCTCATCACACGATTACTGTCGGTTCATGCAACGCGTATGCTCCCTCGTGGCGCTGCAGAGCTGAATTTATCCCCTCTCACACAAACCTCTGGGATTATGGGCATTGGCCTTCTGTACTGCAATAGCCAGCACCGACGAATGAGTGAAATTATGCTCTCGGAAATAGAGCACAttgacgaagaggacgaagaggagccTCTCAGGAGCGAATGCTATCGCCTTGCTGCTGGCTTCGCCTTAGGCCTCATCAACTTGGGCAAGGGCGGGGATCTGAAGGGTCTCCAAGACATGAAGCTCACGGAGAAACTTATTGCTCATGCTACAGCAACCAAGAATGTTGAGATTGTTCACATTCTTGATAGAGCTTCAGCTGGCGCTGTTATGGCTATTGCCCTCATATTTATGAAGTCTGAAGATCAAATCGTGGCCCGAAAGATTGATGTTCCAGACTCTGTTTTACAGTTCGATTATGTGCGGCCGGATATCCTGCTCCTCCGTGCCGTGACCAAAAATCTTATTCTATGGTCCAAGATCGAGCCTACACTTACATGGGTCCGCGATAGCCTCCCTCTTCCATATCGCGCCCGATACAAATTGCTAGGCACGACCAAGCTGCGCTCGACAGATCTCCCATTCTTTAGTATACTGACTGGGATTTGCTTCTCAATTGCCCTTCGGTTTTCAGGAAGTGCTTCCACCAGGGCTCGCGATCTGCTCCTACACTACCTTGATCAATTCATTCGCATCTCGAACATCGAAGCTACCCCACGGTCTCATCCAGATGCTGCACCTTTGTATGATGAAGAACTCGCGAGGTCAAATGCTAGAATGTGCCAGGATATTCTCGCCTTATCTTGTTCCATTGTTATGGCAGGCACTGGCGACATTTTGGTTCTGAGACGACTGCGCTCTCTACACGGCAGGGATAACCCAGATATCCCATATGGATCGCATCTTGCTGCTCACTTGGCCATTGGATCACTTTTTCTAGGGTGCGGGACGGTGACGTTTGGTTCCAGCAACAAGGCAATTGCTGCCTTGTTAATATCGTTTTATCCTATCTTTCCATCCAACGTAATGGACAATAGATCACATCTCCAAGCCTTCCGCCACTTTTGGGTTTTGGCGACGGAGCAGCGTTGCTTGGTCGCGAAGGATGTCCTGACTGGGCAGCCAGTATCGGTGTCTGTAcagatcaagaagaagcaagattCTTCCTCTGAGCATATTCTATATCGTACAACGCCTTGCCTCCTACCTCCCCTAGATCAGATTTCTAGTTTATCGACTTCTTGTGGACCTCGATTCTGGGACATTGAGCTCGACTTTTCCAACGACGAGCTAAGACAAGCGTTTGCTCAGACGCAGAGCATATACTTACAGCGGCGCCCACCATCTGAAGGGGCTTTTACATCCACGCTGCGAACTTtgggcagcgacggcaaGGGAAACAACCCACTTGAGTGGATCTTTGGTTTAGGCAAACTCCGAAGCGTAAGCTACGCAGAACGCGCAGCCCTTATGGAGAGCAACGAGAAGGAACAAGACGCGGGGTCTGCCGTAGATGCCCgaatggagatggagagaggTATCTTGCAGGGCGGTGACCGAGAACGTCTAGAGGGTGCAAGGCTTCTCTTCGAATGGGGAGCCGCTCGAGAAAGGCTACTTAGATCTGCTGCTCCCAGCGTTCACGATAGCCAAGCTACTGTTAGACCTGGTGACTCTCAAGAGACGATAGGAGAACAGGTCACGCCCCATGCTCCAGGTGGTGACGTATGGTGGATGCGGGACAGTGCAATTGAAGCATTGAAAGGCCAGGTCTGGCTAGCTGTACGAGACGGAGATATTTAG
- the VPS41 gene encoding Vacuolar protein sorting-associated protein 41, translated as MTDQSDRAAGRLGPEPQDTPDTAPDDEAVNDPETPVADGRGELVSLEGNEPCAASAGQGRGDDDSEGEQPEEEEEENDEEDEEDEDDEDDEDEEPRLKYARLTQSLSGLYRNGDATSAFLVGGDKMIIGTHNGNINVIQLPTLQPLRIYHAHSASVTSISISPYPPPLPHDRIETPARPQQPQPQPSPRPDASPAGASRRPKEPPQLPRIPSNDIYISTSSMDGNVCVQSLLDMKDVHLRNFARPVQAVALSPEFKSDRTYLSGGLAGQLILTVGGGQGRSTSTTTGTAVAAASGWLGTMGLGTNTGKDTVLHSGEGTISSIKWSLSGKYVAWLNEFGIKFMRSKLHLESAEAEGAWHRIGHCDRPQTEEWDTMASVWKGRLEWVDEQAIETDESRFSGDGAVNLVTPTPKKTVERLLVGWGSTIWIIHVHHGATSGGRHGRDKPFGRAEVAKILRMDCIISGISLYTQSTLLVLAFCPTDDDDDDDETPEKAIRGHKSNISAGSAGSEPSGGKRRRQNNQPPELRLIDLDSQMEVDKDRLGVSRFERLGPADYHLGLLPAQAAATAVASKGALEALAGFGNDMWNAAINPKSLFSSGASIISKDSGEDTASVSKTLSATGTLRRGQVKGSGPVTIHPSLTKPGIKIFIHSPYDCILGTKRDLADHLAWLVEHEQFHLAWELLDENPEIIATTPERPGDVPPATPSKGQAAVDEFFDGDSVVESTQQDIHSHSVREKRRIGELWIQQLIENGNWRRAGEVCAKVLATPGRWEKWVWTFVGAKHFDEITPHIPSQTMHPPLPTTIYEVVLGHYIQNDKPRFRELLDQWSTDLFDVRAITTALENQLKFRDVQEDSIEDGEKGRDWLIVMESLARLYEAGGRHREALKFYIKLHDADSVFRLIRDRHLAEAVADDIPGFIGLRVSRERMKQMTEQDLVEATSEAITLLVDEAQHGLVRPDVVVEQLEAKALYLYLFFYLKGLWRGQGIREHSAENIDRLVMDSQSLVDSYADLAVHLFATYDRPLLMEFLKSSTSYTFEKAVQECEACSYHDELVYLYSKTGQMKRALYLIIDRLKNVQKAIEFAKEQDDPDLWNDLLDYSMDKPSFIRALLEQVGTAINPITLVRRIPEGLEIQGLREGLTHMMKEHELQHSISSGVAQVLRSELAAAQNDLRSGQQKGIKFEVVQPGTAKSPNMSSKGQVGTDKDVGDKSDNGTLQHRHTAPQPGRCASCHEPFTEFEMETILGFACGHVFHVSHLLELLHKGKKADIDLGGAGSENGRYSIGMKVMRARLLRDKGATGNTL; from the exons ATGACTGACCAGTCCGATCGAGCTGCTGGAAGGCTGGGACCCGAACCGCAGGACACTCCCGACACTGCGCCCGACGATGAAGCTGTTAACGACCCGGAGACCCCTGTAGCTGATGGCCGTGGAGAGCTCGTAAGTCTAGAGGGAAATGAGCCATGCGCCGCTTccgctggccaaggacgtgGAGATGACGACAGTGAAGGGGAGCAAccagaagaggaagaggaagaaaatgatgaggaggatgaggaggatgaggatgacgaagacgacgaagatgaagagccGCGTCTCAAATATGCTCGCCTGACCCAGAGCTTGAGTGGCTTGTATCGTAATGGCGATGCGACGAGCGCATTTCTGGTCGGAGGAGACAAAATG ATTATTGGGACTCACAACGGTAATATC AATGTCATTCAACTGCCTACTCTACAGCCTCTTCGAATCTACCACGCGCACTCTGCATCTGTTACCAGCATCTCGATATCTCCATACCCCCCTCCGCTGCCACACGACCGCATAGAAACCCCAGCACGGCCTCAGCAGCCCCAACCCCAACCAAGTCCGCGGCCAGATGCGTCTCCTGCCGGGGCGTCTAGGAGACCAAAAGAACCACCACAACTGCCAAGAATACCCTCCAACGATATCTACATTTCCACCTCATCTATGGATGGCAATGTTTGTGTTCAGTCGCTTCTAGACATGAAGGACGTTCATCTACGAAACTTCGCCCGACCCGTCCAAGCCGTTGCGCTCTCCCCGGAGTTCAAATCTGACCGTACATATCTATCCGGCGGTTTGGCTGGCCAACTCATCCTAACGGTAGGCGGTGGCCAAGGGAGAAGTACTTCCACAACGACCGGAACGGCTGTCGCGGCTGCatctggctggctgggcaCCATGGGCTTAGGGACAAACACTGGCAAAGACACGGTTCTGCACTCGGGAGAAGGTACTATAAGCAGCATTAAATGGTCGCTTTCTGGAAAGTATGTGGCTTGGTTAAACGAATTTGGGATCAAGTTTATGCGCTCCAAGCTTCACCTTGAAAGTGCTGAAGCCGAGGGAGCATGGCATCGGATCGGACACTGTGATCGACCACAAACAGAGGAGTGGGATACCATGGCGAGCGTGTGGAAAGGTCGACTAGAATGGGTCGATGAGCAAGCCATTGAGACTGATGAGTCTCGGTTTTCAGGAGACGGTGCTGTCAACCTCGTAACCCCGACTCCCAAAAAGACTGTTGAAAGGCTCCTTGTCGGCTGGGGCTCGACCATTTGGATTATTCACGTCCATCATGGGGCTACTAGTGGTGGAAGACACGGTCGCGATAAGCCGTTTGGTCGAGCAGAAGTCGCCAAGAT CCTGCGGATGGACTGCATTATCTCAGGAATCTCCCTATACACTCAGAGCACTTTGCTTGTTCTTGCATTCTGCCCAAcagacgatgacgatgacgatgacgaaacACCAGAAAAAGCAATTCGGGGCCACAAATCAAATATATCTGCAGGATCTGCAGGAAGTGAACCGTCTGGAGGCAAAAGACGTCGCCAAAACAACCAACCTCCCGAGTTGAGGCTTATCGATCTTGATTCTCAGATGGAAGTAGATAAAGACCGGCTTGGCGTAAGCAGGTTTGAGCGCCTCGGCCCGGCAGACTATCACCTCGGCCTTCTTCCAGCTCAAGCAGCAGCCACCGCAGTCGCATCTAAAGGCGCATTAGAAGCTCTTGCTGGTTTCGGCAACGACATGTGGAATGCTGCAATTAATCCAAAGTCGCTTTTTAGTTCTGGTGCTAGTATAATAAGCAAGGATAGCGGAGAGGACACCGCCTCCGTCTCGAAGACGCTCAGTGCGACAGGAACACTTCGAAGGGGGCAGGTCAAGGGCTCAGGTCCCGTCACTATTCACCCAAGTTTGACCAAGCCGGGCATCAAGATATTCATACACAGTCCGTATGACTGTATTCTTGGTACCAAAAGAGATCTGGCGGACCACTTGGCCTGGCTCGTTGAGCACGAACAGTTCCATTTGGCATGGGAGCTGTTGGATGAAAACCCTGAAATTATCGCGACAACACCAGAGAGGCCCGGTGACGTACCACCGGCAACTCCATCAAAAGGCCAGGCCGCTGTGGACGAGTTCTTCGATGGTGACTCGGTCGTGGAGTCCACCCAGCAGGACATTCACTCCCACTCCGTTCGGGAGAAGAGACGAATTGGAGAGCTGTGGATTCAGCAGTTGATAGAGAACGGCAACTGGCGACGAGCAGGAGAAGTTTGCGCCAAGGTGCTTGCTACTCCAGGCCGGTGGGAGAAATGGGTGTGGACATTTGTAGGCGCCAAACACTTTGACGAAATTACACCGCATATTCCATCGCAGACAATGCACCCCCCTCTTCCAACCACAATATATGAGGTAGTTTTGGGACATTACATCCAGAACGATAAACCTCGGTTTCGGGAACTGCTGGATCAATGGTCAACAGACTTGTTTGACGTCAGAGCCATCACCACAGCTTTGGAAAATCAACTCAAATTTAGGGATGTGCAAGAGGATAGCATCGAAGACGGAGAGAAGGGTAGGGACTGGCTGATTGTCATGGAAAGCCTGGCGCGGCTTTATGAAGCCGGCGGGCGACATCGGGAGGCCTTGAAGTTTTATATCAAGCTTCACGACGCTGACTCCGTTTTCCGTCTTATTCGTGACCGCCATCTCGCCGAGGCCGTTGCTGATGATATTCCGGGTTTCATTGGCTTGAGAGTATCTAGGGAAAGAATGAAGCAAATGACCGAACAAGACCTTGTCGAAGCGACTTCGGAGGCCATCACCTTGCTTGTAGACGAGGCGCAGCATGGACTTGTTCGTCCTGATGTCGTTGTCGAGCAGCTGGAGGCTAAAGCGCTCTATTTGTATCTCTTTTTTTACCTCAAAGGCCTGTGGAGAGGACAGGGCATCAGAGAACACTCTGCCGAGAATATTGATCGACTAGTTATGGATAGTCAATCCTTGGTGGACAGCTATGCCGACTTGGCAGTCCACTTATTTGCAACATATGACAGACCACTCTTGATGGAGTTCCTCAAATCATCTACATCCTATACTTTTGAAAAG GCTGTGCAAGAATGCGAGGCATGTTCATATCATGATGAACTTGTGTATCTATACTCCAAGACGGGCCAAATGAAACGAGCTCTGTACCTTATTATCGATCGTCTGAAGAACGTGCAGAAAGCGATCGAGTTTGCCAAGGAGCAGGACGATCCAGACCTGTGGAATGACCTTCTTGATTATAGTATGGACAAGCCAAGTTTCATTCGCGCCTTGCTGGAGCAGGTCGGCACTGCCATAAACCCCATTACGCTGGTGAGAAGGATACCCGAGGGCCTTGAGATCCAGGGTCTGAGAGAAGGCCTGACACACATGATGAAAGAACATGAGCTGCAGCACAGCATTAGCTCAGGGGTGGCTCAAGTTTTACGAAGCGAGCTTGCTGCAGCACAAAATGACTTGAGGTCGGGCCAACAAAAGGGAATCAAATTTGAGGTGGTACAGCCAGGTACAGCCAAATCTCCAAACATGTCCAGCAAAGGCCAGGTCGGGACGGACAAAGATGTTGGTGACAAGTCAGACAACGGGACTCTGCAACACCGCCATACGGCACCACAACCTGGACGCTGTGCGAGCTGCCACGAGCCATTCACCGAGTTTGAGATGGAGACGATACTTGGATTTGCTTGCGGTCATGTGTTTCATGTCAGCCACTTGCTCGAGCTTCTTcacaagggaaaaaaagcGGACATTGATCTCGGTGGAGCAGGCAGTGAAAATGGGCGGTACTCGATCGGCATGAAGGTTATGAGAGCCAGGCTATTACGTGACAAG GGTGCCACCGGTAACACGCTGTGA